Proteins found in one Neodiprion lecontei isolate iyNeoLeco1 chromosome 6, iyNeoLeco1.1, whole genome shotgun sequence genomic segment:
- the LOC107220200 gene encoding probable phospholipid-transporting ATPase IA isoform X5 yields the protein MQVSLPCLYLAPVRRTQMPSGVDSRSQRATENIHSPRPFTPPDLSSIPNMDGTPHQPLSTNNALDSNDNNGLPGPYIVGSPIDLGQIDNVDNIGSHLQDFAPPWCGKRTNDDHIELRETGTSGSGDADTVNVGNHPLPPDDQEERVVFINLPSQQPAKYKTNHITTAKYSVFSFIPSFLFEQFRRYSNCFFLFIALMQQIPDVSPTGRYTTLVPLIFILSVSALKEIVEDIKRHRADDEINKREVEVLRNGKWEWVQWQAVAVGDVVKVHNNKFFPADLIMLSSSEPQGMSFIETANLDGETNLKIRQAVPETAKLLDTKELTKFIASIQCEPPNRHLYEFFGVLREVNKQSIPLGPDQLLLRGAMLRNTRWVFGVVIYTGHDTKLMCNSTSAAPLKRSTLDRLTNTQILMLFFILLMLCLISAIFNVIWTHAHEQDLWYLGLHEAMTKNFGYNLLTFIILFNNLIPISLQVTLEVVRYVQATFINMDVEMYHAETNTPAMARTSNLNEELGMVRYVFTDKTGTLTRNVMEFKRCSVGGKLYDLPTLTGNNDGLKRINADMSCSLVKDIMDGRIKADNPSNDDLAKQTSAKILHEFMVMLSVCHTVIPEKLDEQIVYHAASPDERALVDGARQFGYVFNTRTPSSVEITALGECQRYEILNVIEFTSARKRMSVIVRTPDGQIKLFCKGADSIIYERLASKTTNNHEDGVDFSEITLNHLEAFATEGLRTLCFAVADIPESLYQRWRETYHKAATSMEDRENKLEYAANLIENNLSLLGATAIEDKLQDQVPETIESLIQADINVWVLTGDKQETAINIGYSCKLITHPMPLIIVNENSLDKTRAVIRQHCTDFGQELRCTNDVALVIDGNSLKYALLCDLRQDFLDLCTSCKVVICCRVSPMQKAEVVDLVTTCTKAVTLAIGDGANDVAMIQKAHVGVGISGVEGLQAACASDYSIAQFKFLKRLLFVHGAWNYSRMCKLILYSFYKNICLYVIELWFAIYSGWSGQILFERWSIGLYNVVFTAAPPLAMGLFDKVCAAETHLAHPRLYHPPNSMDSMFNIKVFWMWIINALVHSVLLYWLPLLALEQDVIWSNGRDGGYIVLGNCVYTYVVVTVCAKAGLVTNSWTWVTHLATWGSILLWFLFILTYSNFWPTFNVGAVMAGNDRMLFTSPVFWLGLILIPTAVLLLDVTAKAVENTIWKSITVAAREQEIKKSDPSDVLNKQDHRSSWLCFFSRGRRLRDANRCDQSLRYKSPQTCRDVTHIYTCHYTMDFFGWLINL from the exons GCGCCTGTTCGGCGTACCCAAATGCCATCTGGGGTGGATTCGAGGTCTCAGCGTGCCACAGAGAATATTCATTCTCCCCGACCCTTCACTCCACCGGATCTGTCCTCCATCCCCAACATGGACGGAACCCCTCACCAACCATTGAGCACTAACAACGCATTGGATTCGAATGATAACAATGGATTACCCGGACCTTACATCGTCGGCAGTCCCATCGATCTGGGACAAATAGATAATGTTGACAACATTGGCTCCCACCTCCAAGATTTCGCTCCACCTTGGTGCGGCAAACGAACGAATGACGATCACATAGAACTTAGGGAAACCGGAACTTCAGGGTCAGGGGACGCAG atacGGTAAATGTGGGGAACCACCCTTTACCGCCAGATGACCAAGAGGAAAGAGTTGTTTTCATAAACCTGCCTTCTCAGCAACCAGCAAAATACAAAACCAATCACATTACCACCGCAAAGTATTCTGTATTTTCATTCATCCCTTCGTTTTTGTTTGAACAATTTCGAAGGTATAGTAACtgcttttttctcttcatcgcGCTAATGCAG caAATACCTGATGTCTCACCCACGGGACGCTACACCACACTAGTGCCACTAATATTCATCCTCAGCGTATCTGCGCTCAAAGAAATCGTTGAAGATATT aaaaggCACAGAGCTGATgatgaaataaacaaacgtgAAGTGGAAGTTCTTAGAAATGGTAAATGGGAATGGGTTCAATGGCAGGCTGTGGCTGTTGGCGACGTAGTTAAG GttcataataataaattttttcctgcCGATTTGATTATGCTGTCTTCGTCCGAGCCACAGGGTATGTCATTTATTGAAACTGCAAATTTGGATGGTGAAACAAACTTAAAAATTAGACAAGCTGTGCCCGAAACCGCCAAGTTGTTGGATACAAAAGAGTTGACAAAATTTATAGCAAGCATACAATGCGAGCCACCTAATAGACatttatatgaattttttggaGTTCTACGAGAAGTCAACAAACA AAGCATACCGTTGGGTCCTGATCAGTTACTTCTACGTGGTGCAATGTTACGGAACACTCGTTGGGTGTTCGGGGTTGTAATATACACAGGCCATGATACAAAACTGATGTGCAATAGCACCAGTGCTGCACCCCTGAAACGATCAACTCTTGACCGCCTAACAAATACCCAGATTCTGATGCTGTTTTTCATACTTCTGATGCTGTGTTTGATATCGGCTATATTTAATGTTATTTGGACACATGCTCATGAGCAGGATTTATGGTATTTAGGTTTGCATG AAGCAATGACCAAGAACTTTGGTTATAACTTATTAactttcattatattattcaataatttaatacCGATATCGTTGCAAGTTACGTTGGAGGTAGTACGATACGTTCAAGCAACTTTCATCAATATGGACGTGGAAATGTATCATGCAGAAACAAACACTCCTGCAATGGCACGTACCAGTAACCTCAATGAAGAACTTGGAATGGTCCGTTACGTTTTCACAGATAAAACCGGGACCTTAACTCGGAATGTGATGGAATTTAAACGGTGTTCAGTCGGTGGAAAGCTGTATGA CCTGCCAACATTGACAGGAAACAATGATGGTCTGAAAAGAATAAATGCAGATATGAGCTGTTCGTTAGTTAAAGATATAATGGATGGTAGAATCAAAGCAGATAATCCGTCAAATGATGATTTGGCTAAACAAACTTCTGCTAAAATTTTACACGAATTTATGGTCATGTTATCTGTTTGTCACACAGTTATACCTGAGAAACTTGATGAACAAATTGTTTATCATGCTGCATCACCTG ATGAAAGAGCTCTTGTGGACGGAGCAAGGCAATTTGGTTACGTATTTAATACACGAACACCTAGTTCGGTAGAGATAACTGCATTAGGTGAATGCCAACGTTACGAGATTTTGAACGTCATTGAATTCACTTCTGCCCGCAAAAGAATGTCTGTTATTGTACGAACACCAGATGGACAGATAAAGTTATTCTGTAAAGGAGCTGATTCAATCATTTACGAGAGGCTCGCTAGTAAAACAACCAACAACCATGAAGATGGCGTAGATTTTAGCGAAATTACACTAAACCACTTGGAAGCTTTTGCGACTGAAGGATTGAGGACACTTTGCTTCGCTGTCGCTGATATACCTGAATCACTTTATCAA AGGTGGCGAGAGACTTACCACAAAGCGGCGACCAGTATGGAAgatcgtgaaaataaattagagTATGCCGCCAACCtcatagaaaataatttatcactgTTAGGAGCCACTGCAATTGAGGATAAACTCCAGGATCAG GTACCAGAGACTATAGAATCTTTAATACAAGCTGATATCAACGTATGGGTTTTAACTGGCGATAAACAAGAAACAGCAATAAACATTGGATATTCGTGCAAACTCATTACGCATCCAATGCCTCTAATTATAGTCAACGAAAATTCTCTGGAT AAAACGAGAGCAGTAATCAGACAACACTGTACCGACTTTGGACAAGAATTAAGATGCACAAATGACGTAGCTCTAGTAATTGATGGAAACAGTTTGAAGTATGCTTTGCTGTGTGATTTGCGGCAGGATTTCCTCGATTTATGTACATCCTGCAAAGTTGTTATTTGCTGCAGAGTATCTCCTATGCAGAAAGCagag gttgTAGATTTGGTCACTACTTGTACAAAGGCAGTCACTCTTGCAATTGGCGATGGTGCAAATGATGTAGCCATGATTCAGAAAGCTCACGTTGGAGTTG GAATATCAGGAGTGGAAGGACTTCAGGCAGCTTGTGCTTCGGATTACTCGATAGCGcagtttaaatttttaaaacgattGCTGTTTGTACATGGTGCCTGGAATTACAGTAGAATgtgcaaattaattttatattcattttacaAGAATATTTGCCTGTATGTTATCGAACTTTGGTTTGCCATATACTCAGGTTGGTCTGGTCAAATCTTGTTCGAAAGATGGTCCATCGGTCTTTACAATGTG GTATTTACAGCAGCACCACCCTTGGCAATGGGACTCTTTGATAAGGTCTGTGCGGCTGAAACTCATTTAGCACATCCAAGATTATACCATCCACCCAACTCTATGGACTCTATGTTTAATATAAAA GTATTTTGGATGTGGATAATAAATGCATTGGTCCACTCTGTTCTGTTATACTGGTTACCATTATTAGCCCTTGAGCAAGACGTAATATGGAGCAATGGTCGAGACGGAGGTTATATAGTGTTGGGGAATTGCGTGTACACT TATGTTGTAGTGACGGTGTGTGCAAAAGCTGGATTAGTCACAAACTCATGGACATGGGTGACACATTTAGCGACATGGGGATCTATTCTACTCTGGTTCTTATTTATTCTTACGTACAG CAATTTTTGGCCAACCTTCAATGTCGGTGCAGTAATGGCTGGTAATGACAGGATGCTCTTCACTTCTCCTGTCTTTTGGCTTGGTCTCATTCTTATTCCAACAGCAGTCTTACTGCTTGATGTTACTGCTAAAGC AGTCGAAAATACAATCTGGAAATCAATAACGGTAGCGGCACGGGAACAGGAGATCAAAAAATCTGATCCAAGTGACGTACTTAATAAACAGGACCACAGAAGCTC ATGGCTTTGCTTTTTCTCAAGAGGAAGGAGGCTCCGTGACGCAAACAGATGTGATCAGAGCTTACGATACAAATCTCCCCAAACCTGTCGGGATGTAACTCACATTTATACGTGCCATTATACAATGGACTTTTTTGGTTGGTTAATTAATCtatag
- the LOC107220200 gene encoding probable phospholipid-transporting ATPase IA isoform X7 yields the protein MQVSLPCLYLAPVRRTQMPSGVDSRSQRATENIHSPRPFTPPDLSSIPNMDGTPHQPLSTNNALDSNDNNGLPGPYIVGSPIDLGQIDNVDNIGSHLQDFAPPWCGKRTNDDHIELRETGTSGSGDADTVNVGNHPLPPDDQEERVVFINLPSQQPAKYKTNHITTAKYSVFSFIPSFLFEQFRRYSNCFFLFIALMQQIPDVSPTGRYTTLVPLIFILSVSALKEIVEDIKRHRADDEINKREVEVLRNGKWEWVQWQAVAVGDVVKVHNNKFFPADLIMLSSSEPQGMSFIETANLDGETNLKIRQAVPETAKLLDTKELTKFIASIQCEPPNRHLYEFFGVLREVNKQSIPLGPDQLLLRGAMLRNTRWVFGVVIYTGHDTKLMCNSTSAAPLKRSTLDRLTNTQILMLFFILLMLCLISAIFNVIWTHAHEQDLWYLGLHEAMTKNFGYNLLTFIILFNNLIPISLQVTLEVVRYVQATFINMDVEMYHAETNTPAMARTSNLNEELGMVRYVFTDKTGTLTRNVMEFKRCSVGGKLYDLPTLTGNNDGLKRINADMSCSLVKDIMDGRIKADNPSNDDLAKQTSAKILHEFMVMLSVCHTVIPEKLDEQIVYHAASPDERALVDGARQFGYVFNTRTPSSVEITALGECQRYEILNVIEFTSARKRMSVIVRTPDGQIKLFCKGADSIIYERLASKTTNNHEDGVDFSEITLNHLEAFATEGLRTLCFAVADIPESLYQRWRETYHKAATSMEDRENKLEYAANLIENNLSLLGATAIEDKLQDQVPETIESLIQADINVWVLTGDKQETAINIGYSCKLITHPMPLIIVNENSLDKTRAVIRQHCTDFGQELRCTNDVALVIDGNSLKYALLCDLRQDFLDLCTSCKVVICCRVSPMQKAEVVDLVTTCTKAVTLAIGDGANDVAMIQKAHVGVGISGVEGLQAACASDYSIAQFKFLKRLLFVHGAWNYSRMCKLILYSFYKNICLYVIELWFAIYSGWSGQILFERWSIGLYNVVFTAAPPLAMGLFDKVCAAETHLAHPRLYHPPNSMDSMFNIKVFWMWIINALVHSVLLYWLPLLALEQDVIWSNGRDGGYIVLGNCVYTYVVVTVCAKAGLVTNSWTWVTHLATWGSILLWFLFILTYSNFWPTFNVGAVMAGNDRMLFTSPVFWLGLILIPTAVLLLDVTAKAVENTIWKSITVAAREQEIKKSDPSDVLNKQDHRSSPVHAIIDLARYGFAFSQEEGGSVTQTDVIRAYDTNLPKPVGM from the exons GCGCCTGTTCGGCGTACCCAAATGCCATCTGGGGTGGATTCGAGGTCTCAGCGTGCCACAGAGAATATTCATTCTCCCCGACCCTTCACTCCACCGGATCTGTCCTCCATCCCCAACATGGACGGAACCCCTCACCAACCATTGAGCACTAACAACGCATTGGATTCGAATGATAACAATGGATTACCCGGACCTTACATCGTCGGCAGTCCCATCGATCTGGGACAAATAGATAATGTTGACAACATTGGCTCCCACCTCCAAGATTTCGCTCCACCTTGGTGCGGCAAACGAACGAATGACGATCACATAGAACTTAGGGAAACCGGAACTTCAGGGTCAGGGGACGCAG atacGGTAAATGTGGGGAACCACCCTTTACCGCCAGATGACCAAGAGGAAAGAGTTGTTTTCATAAACCTGCCTTCTCAGCAACCAGCAAAATACAAAACCAATCACATTACCACCGCAAAGTATTCTGTATTTTCATTCATCCCTTCGTTTTTGTTTGAACAATTTCGAAGGTATAGTAACtgcttttttctcttcatcgcGCTAATGCAG caAATACCTGATGTCTCACCCACGGGACGCTACACCACACTAGTGCCACTAATATTCATCCTCAGCGTATCTGCGCTCAAAGAAATCGTTGAAGATATT aaaaggCACAGAGCTGATgatgaaataaacaaacgtgAAGTGGAAGTTCTTAGAAATGGTAAATGGGAATGGGTTCAATGGCAGGCTGTGGCTGTTGGCGACGTAGTTAAG GttcataataataaattttttcctgcCGATTTGATTATGCTGTCTTCGTCCGAGCCACAGGGTATGTCATTTATTGAAACTGCAAATTTGGATGGTGAAACAAACTTAAAAATTAGACAAGCTGTGCCCGAAACCGCCAAGTTGTTGGATACAAAAGAGTTGACAAAATTTATAGCAAGCATACAATGCGAGCCACCTAATAGACatttatatgaattttttggaGTTCTACGAGAAGTCAACAAACA AAGCATACCGTTGGGTCCTGATCAGTTACTTCTACGTGGTGCAATGTTACGGAACACTCGTTGGGTGTTCGGGGTTGTAATATACACAGGCCATGATACAAAACTGATGTGCAATAGCACCAGTGCTGCACCCCTGAAACGATCAACTCTTGACCGCCTAACAAATACCCAGATTCTGATGCTGTTTTTCATACTTCTGATGCTGTGTTTGATATCGGCTATATTTAATGTTATTTGGACACATGCTCATGAGCAGGATTTATGGTATTTAGGTTTGCATG AAGCAATGACCAAGAACTTTGGTTATAACTTATTAactttcattatattattcaataatttaatacCGATATCGTTGCAAGTTACGTTGGAGGTAGTACGATACGTTCAAGCAACTTTCATCAATATGGACGTGGAAATGTATCATGCAGAAACAAACACTCCTGCAATGGCACGTACCAGTAACCTCAATGAAGAACTTGGAATGGTCCGTTACGTTTTCACAGATAAAACCGGGACCTTAACTCGGAATGTGATGGAATTTAAACGGTGTTCAGTCGGTGGAAAGCTGTATGA CCTGCCAACATTGACAGGAAACAATGATGGTCTGAAAAGAATAAATGCAGATATGAGCTGTTCGTTAGTTAAAGATATAATGGATGGTAGAATCAAAGCAGATAATCCGTCAAATGATGATTTGGCTAAACAAACTTCTGCTAAAATTTTACACGAATTTATGGTCATGTTATCTGTTTGTCACACAGTTATACCTGAGAAACTTGATGAACAAATTGTTTATCATGCTGCATCACCTG ATGAAAGAGCTCTTGTGGACGGAGCAAGGCAATTTGGTTACGTATTTAATACACGAACACCTAGTTCGGTAGAGATAACTGCATTAGGTGAATGCCAACGTTACGAGATTTTGAACGTCATTGAATTCACTTCTGCCCGCAAAAGAATGTCTGTTATTGTACGAACACCAGATGGACAGATAAAGTTATTCTGTAAAGGAGCTGATTCAATCATTTACGAGAGGCTCGCTAGTAAAACAACCAACAACCATGAAGATGGCGTAGATTTTAGCGAAATTACACTAAACCACTTGGAAGCTTTTGCGACTGAAGGATTGAGGACACTTTGCTTCGCTGTCGCTGATATACCTGAATCACTTTATCAA AGGTGGCGAGAGACTTACCACAAAGCGGCGACCAGTATGGAAgatcgtgaaaataaattagagTATGCCGCCAACCtcatagaaaataatttatcactgTTAGGAGCCACTGCAATTGAGGATAAACTCCAGGATCAG GTACCAGAGACTATAGAATCTTTAATACAAGCTGATATCAACGTATGGGTTTTAACTGGCGATAAACAAGAAACAGCAATAAACATTGGATATTCGTGCAAACTCATTACGCATCCAATGCCTCTAATTATAGTCAACGAAAATTCTCTGGAT AAAACGAGAGCAGTAATCAGACAACACTGTACCGACTTTGGACAAGAATTAAGATGCACAAATGACGTAGCTCTAGTAATTGATGGAAACAGTTTGAAGTATGCTTTGCTGTGTGATTTGCGGCAGGATTTCCTCGATTTATGTACATCCTGCAAAGTTGTTATTTGCTGCAGAGTATCTCCTATGCAGAAAGCagag gttgTAGATTTGGTCACTACTTGTACAAAGGCAGTCACTCTTGCAATTGGCGATGGTGCAAATGATGTAGCCATGATTCAGAAAGCTCACGTTGGAGTTG GAATATCAGGAGTGGAAGGACTTCAGGCAGCTTGTGCTTCGGATTACTCGATAGCGcagtttaaatttttaaaacgattGCTGTTTGTACATGGTGCCTGGAATTACAGTAGAATgtgcaaattaattttatattcattttacaAGAATATTTGCCTGTATGTTATCGAACTTTGGTTTGCCATATACTCAGGTTGGTCTGGTCAAATCTTGTTCGAAAGATGGTCCATCGGTCTTTACAATGTG GTATTTACAGCAGCACCACCCTTGGCAATGGGACTCTTTGATAAGGTCTGTGCGGCTGAAACTCATTTAGCACATCCAAGATTATACCATCCACCCAACTCTATGGACTCTATGTTTAATATAAAA GTATTTTGGATGTGGATAATAAATGCATTGGTCCACTCTGTTCTGTTATACTGGTTACCATTATTAGCCCTTGAGCAAGACGTAATATGGAGCAATGGTCGAGACGGAGGTTATATAGTGTTGGGGAATTGCGTGTACACT TATGTTGTAGTGACGGTGTGTGCAAAAGCTGGATTAGTCACAAACTCATGGACATGGGTGACACATTTAGCGACATGGGGATCTATTCTACTCTGGTTCTTATTTATTCTTACGTACAG CAATTTTTGGCCAACCTTCAATGTCGGTGCAGTAATGGCTGGTAATGACAGGATGCTCTTCACTTCTCCTGTCTTTTGGCTTGGTCTCATTCTTATTCCAACAGCAGTCTTACTGCTTGATGTTACTGCTAAAGC AGTCGAAAATACAATCTGGAAATCAATAACGGTAGCGGCACGGGAACAGGAGATCAAAAAATCTGATCCAAGTGACGTACTTAATAAACAGGACCACAGAAGCTC ACCTGTGCATGCCATCATCGATCTTGCGAGGT ATGGCTTTGCTTTTTCTCAAGAGGAAGGAGGCTCCGTGACGCAAACAGATGTGATCAGAGCTTACGATACAAATCTCCCCAAACCTGTCGGGATGTAA